A genomic region of Paenibacillus sp. PL2-23 contains the following coding sequences:
- a CDS encoding alpha-amylase family glycosyl hydrolase encodes MLLKKGLQVLLLLTLFSTLLMNGLTHTPQPVEAASIGTIDENDTIYQIMVDRFHDGDPTNNATGAAIRYGETSEEDFRHMKGGDWQGVIDKLSYIKNMGYTAIWISPVAEPQMTNRENNGTGRNTAYHGYNVKDPNKANPYFGTKEKLKELVDAAHAQGIKVIIDVVPNHIGDYMLGTQAYYDIPALQPAAPFNNPAWYHHNGDINWSLTDGRYDQWAQNYLENHDLAGLDDIDFDVPAAKQAIFDSIKGWFDYTGADGARVDAAKLMHPSDIGALEDYLGVNTFGENFDGNPEFVSRWLGDGKEWGMLDFPLFFSVLNSFAYGQSFDSTVKSTLAQDSVYNGRENHMVTFIDNHDRNRFLQEAGGSVQKLQNALTFIFTVRGMPVVFQGTEQNKGNGNNQIITGGIADTWNRWSMVKRDSSGNVLENYFNENTNTYQHIAKLNQIRKNNEALRVGKQREMWSAQNLYAFSRRIDSGAKAGQEVISVFSNASSGTQTVTIPLRVESSIPVGTVLVNGLNTSETVTVQSGGTTGKQITVSVAANSSKILAPAIADSTAPTVPVNVNAQAVNASAVQVSWTAATDNVGVTGYEVFRNGTLVGTTASTSYTDSELAGSTTYTYTVKAYDAAGNRSAASAAASVTTPAGNNVTIYYKNGYTTPYIHYRPVGGTWTTAPGTAIPASEISGYHKITINIGSATQLEACFNNGSGQWDSNNSQNYLFGTGTWTYTPTGQITSGAPVVTPPDTTAPSVPQSVTATASGASSAAITWSASTDNVGVTGYEVFRNGTLVGTTASTSYTDSGLAGSTTYAYTVKAYDAAGNRSAASAAASVTTPAGNSVTVYYKNSAFAQSYIHYRIGSSATWTTPPGAAMQTEAAYPGYRSITIPLGSATSITAAFNNGSGQWDNNGGNNYTINAGTWSLVNGNLASGVPQPDSVTFRVTVPASTPAGGPVYLSGSFNSWAPADPAYQMTKGTDGVYTLTLPLPAGTAVQYKATRGSWATVEVNGNGSDIANRTLTPAGGAQTVSITVQRWKDQ; translated from the coding sequence ATGCTTCTGAAGAAAGGTTTGCAAGTCCTGCTACTGCTTACGCTGTTCTCGACGCTTCTCATGAACGGATTAACGCACACGCCGCAGCCAGTGGAAGCCGCAAGCATCGGCACAATCGACGAAAACGATACGATCTATCAAATTATGGTCGACCGCTTCCATGACGGGGATCCGACCAACAACGCGACAGGCGCCGCAATCCGTTACGGCGAAACGTCCGAGGAGGACTTCCGCCATATGAAGGGCGGTGATTGGCAAGGCGTCATCGACAAGCTCTCCTACATCAAAAATATGGGTTATACAGCCATCTGGATATCCCCTGTCGCGGAGCCTCAGATGACCAATCGGGAGAATAACGGCACAGGCCGCAATACCGCGTATCACGGCTACAACGTCAAGGATCCCAACAAAGCCAATCCCTATTTCGGCACGAAGGAGAAGCTGAAGGAGCTGGTGGACGCCGCGCACGCGCAGGGCATTAAAGTCATCATCGACGTCGTTCCCAACCATATCGGAGACTATATGCTGGGCACGCAGGCCTATTACGACATTCCCGCCTTGCAGCCTGCCGCTCCGTTCAACAATCCGGCCTGGTATCATCACAATGGCGATATCAACTGGTCTCTAACCGACGGCAGATACGATCAATGGGCCCAGAATTACTTGGAGAATCACGATCTGGCCGGCCTTGACGACATCGACTTTGATGTTCCCGCCGCCAAGCAGGCCATATTCGATTCCATCAAGGGCTGGTTCGACTACACCGGCGCGGACGGCGCCCGCGTCGATGCCGCCAAGCTGATGCATCCGTCCGATATCGGTGCGCTGGAAGACTATCTGGGCGTCAATACGTTCGGCGAGAACTTCGACGGCAATCCGGAGTTTGTGTCCCGCTGGCTTGGCGACGGCAAGGAATGGGGCATGCTTGACTTCCCGCTGTTCTTCTCGGTTCTTAACAGCTTTGCGTACGGCCAATCCTTCGACTCCACCGTGAAGAGCACGCTAGCCCAGGACTCCGTATACAACGGCAGAGAAAATCATATGGTCACCTTCATTGACAATCACGACCGCAACCGCTTCCTGCAAGAAGCCGGCGGAAGTGTGCAGAAGCTGCAGAACGCCTTGACCTTCATCTTCACCGTCCGGGGGATGCCTGTTGTGTTCCAAGGCACGGAGCAGAACAAGGGCAACGGCAACAATCAAATCATTACCGGCGGTATCGCCGATACGTGGAACCGCTGGTCGATGGTGAAGCGCGACAGTAGCGGCAACGTGCTAGAAAATTATTTTAACGAAAACACGAACACCTATCAGCATATTGCCAAGCTGAATCAAATTCGCAAGAACAACGAGGCGCTGCGCGTCGGAAAACAGCGAGAAATGTGGTCCGCGCAAAATCTATATGCGTTCTCCCGTCGAATCGACAGCGGCGCTAAGGCGGGTCAAGAGGTGATCTCGGTCTTCAGCAACGCCTCCAGCGGCACGCAGACTGTCACGATTCCGCTGCGCGTCGAAAGCTCCATTCCTGTAGGCACGGTATTGGTCAATGGGTTAAATACAAGCGAAACCGTAACTGTACAGAGCGGCGGAACTACCGGCAAGCAAATTACCGTAAGCGTCGCTGCCAACTCGTCGAAAATACTGGCCCCGGCAATTGCGGATTCCACAGCTCCTACTGTGCCGGTTAATGTGAATGCGCAAGCTGTCAACGCATCCGCCGTTCAGGTGTCCTGGACAGCAGCGACGGATAATGTTGGCGTGACGGGCTACGAGGTGTTCCGGAACGGCACGCTCGTTGGAACGACTGCCTCCACCAGCTACACCGACAGCGAACTGGCGGGCAGCACAACCTATACGTATACCGTCAAGGCTTACGACGCCGCCGGCAACCGCTCCGCCGCAAGCGCTGCCGCTTCCGTGACGACGCCAGCAGGCAACAATGTGACGATCTATTACAAGAACGGCTATACAACGCCGTATATCCACTACCGCCCTGTCGGCGGCACCTGGACCACCGCGCCGGGAACGGCGATTCCGGCCTCCGAGATTAGCGGCTATCACAAGATCACCATCAACATCGGCTCCGCTACTCAGCTCGAAGCCTGCTTCAACAACGGCAGCGGCCAGTGGGACAGCAACAACTCGCAGAACTACCTGTTCGGCACCGGCACCTGGACCTATACGCCGACAGGCCAAATCACCAGCGGCGCTCCCGTCGTCACGCCGCCTGACACGACGGCGCCTTCCGTTCCGCAGTCCGTCACGGCAACCGCCTCCGGCGCAAGCTCTGCGGCTATAACATGGAGCGCTTCGACGGACAACGTCGGCGTCACGGGCTATGAGGTGTTCCGGAACGGCACGCTCGTTGGAACGACTGCCTCCACCAGCTACACCGACAGCGGACTGGCCGGCAGCACAACCTACGCCTATACCGTGAAGGCCTACGACGCCGCCGGCAACCGCTCCGCCGCAAGCGCCGCCGCTTCCGTGACGACACCAGCAGGCAACAGCGTGACGGTCTATTACAAGAACTCGGCTTTCGCCCAGTCGTACATTCACTACAGAATCGGCTCATCCGCGACTTGGACGACGCCTCCGGGAGCGGCGATGCAGACGGAAGCCGCTTATCCCGGCTACAGAAGCATCACCATTCCGCTTGGCAGCGCCACGAGCATAACGGCCGCCTTCAACAACGGCAGCGGACAATGGGACAACAACGGCGGCAACAACTATACAATTAACGCCGGCACCTGGTCGCTGGTGAACGGCAATCTGGCCAGCGGCGTTCCGCAGCCGGACAGCGTGACGTTCCGCGTCACCGTGCCGGCTTCGACTCCGGCTGGCGGTCCCGTCTACCTGAGCGGATCGTTCAACAGCTGGGCGCCCGCCGACCCTGCTTATCAGATGACGAAGGGCACGGACGGCGTCTATACGCTCACCCTGCCGCTGCCTGCCGGCACCGCCGTGCAATATAAGGCGACGCGCGGCTCCTGGGCCACCGTGGAGGTGAACGGGAACGGCAGCGACATCGCCAACCGGACGCTGACGCCTGCCGGCGGCGCCCAGACGGTGTCCATTACCGTTCAGCGCTGGAAGGATCAATAA
- a CDS encoding spore coat associated protein CotJA: MNPNPQFRTYQPFVGPFDPCPPIREKSYNVPPQLFITFQPPNWQQFSPYEALKYGTLWPALYAPYPNPNRQKEGES, translated from the coding sequence ATGAACCCCAATCCTCAGTTTCGCACCTATCAGCCTTTTGTGGGACCATTCGACCCTTGCCCGCCCATTCGAGAAAAAAGCTACAACGTCCCGCCACAGCTGTTCATTACCTTTCAGCCTCCCAATTGGCAGCAGTTCTCGCCTTATGAAGCGTTGAAATACGGCACGTTGTGGCCAGCGCTTTACGCTCCCTACCCGAACCCTAATCGTCAGAAAGAAGGTGAATCATGA
- a CDS encoding LacI family DNA-binding transcriptional regulator: protein MKITITDIARAAGVAKSTVSKVLNDSPTISADTKARVRQIMKDMNYTPSSMATRLAKQKTYNIGLLIDMSQEQAYLNPHFYNIMVGIESVIGPRQYDLTVVNVNAGDAHEERHYMKRLVMSRRIDGLITNNSILTDEDAEQLRLLDFPYVSMGEYGGAAATWVDFDNEMGGRMLTEHLLAQSYRSIAFIGGVTGERLFTKRYQGYQAQLQEAGLPADEIWDARGVADDKLGYQEVMRLMERRSPPDSIICMNSQVAFGALKAVKELGIHAPGQLGIAAFDDEPFSAHTTPSLTSLFINTFELGVRAGRMIMDRIEQPELPHQGVWLQPKIIVRESSRSKA from the coding sequence ATGAAAATAACAATTACGGATATTGCGCGCGCAGCGGGTGTAGCCAAATCGACCGTATCCAAGGTGTTGAATGATTCTCCCACGATCTCGGCGGACACGAAAGCGCGGGTGCGGCAAATTATGAAGGACATGAACTACACGCCAAGCAGTATGGCGACTCGGCTAGCGAAGCAAAAAACATACAATATCGGCTTGCTGATCGACATGTCTCAGGAGCAGGCGTATTTGAACCCTCACTTCTATAATATAATGGTAGGGATTGAAAGCGTTATCGGTCCTCGGCAATATGATCTGACAGTCGTTAACGTCAACGCCGGCGATGCTCACGAGGAACGCCATTATATGAAGCGGCTTGTGATGAGCAGGCGGATTGACGGATTAATTACGAACAATTCCATTCTCACGGACGAGGACGCGGAGCAGCTAAGGCTTCTTGATTTTCCGTATGTATCCATGGGGGAGTATGGGGGAGCTGCTGCAACATGGGTCGATTTCGACAATGAGATGGGCGGCCGCATGCTGACGGAGCATCTGCTTGCTCAATCCTATCGCAGCATCGCCTTTATTGGCGGCGTCACAGGGGAACGGTTATTTACAAAACGCTACCAGGGCTATCAAGCTCAGCTGCAAGAGGCTGGCCTTCCAGCAGACGAGATCTGGGACGCGCGAGGAGTGGCGGATGACAAGCTGGGCTATCAGGAGGTCATGAGGCTGATGGAGAGGCGTTCGCCGCCGGATTCCATCATCTGCATGAATAGCCAGGTTGCATTCGGAGCGTTGAAGGCGGTCAAGGAGCTGGGCATTCATGCGCCCGGTCAGCTGGGGATTGCCGCGTTTGACGATGAGCCTTTTTCGGCGCATACAACGCCCTCACTGACCAGCTTGTTTATTAATACGTTCGAGCTCGGCGTTCGAGCCGGGAGGATGATCATGGATCGGATTGAGCAGCCGGAGCTTCCGCATCAAGGGGTGTGGCTTCAGCCGAAGATCATTGTCCGGGAATCTTCCCGCTCCAAAGCTTAA
- a CDS encoding extracellular solute-binding protein, translating into MKKWLGTTAISILAVALTACSSGGGGGNTPASTAPEATSPAATSDAVEGLQPEAGASLIIWEDKNQRTFIEALGKEFEEQYGVPVKMEELAPPDQVTKLTTDGPAGLGADVVVFPHDQIGRAAQAGLIFPNEEFQEQTASENAENAVKAVTYEDVLYGYPYAVETYAMYYNKKLIPTPPQTMEEVIAFAETFNDVSNNKFAMMWELQQFYYDYAFLVTPGGYMFGQENTDKNDIGLNNEGSIEGGKFLQSLKEKLLPIKMGDVNYDIKKGLFTGGTLAMDINGPWALSDYRATEGLDFGVAPLPTINGKPMVSFSGVKAYYVNANSQYPNAAKLFARFLSTKEAQLKNFEMNGLLPSNTEAASDPAIANDEVTKAFLDQFKNSTPMPSIPEMGNVWGPITAGIAEIWDEGKDVKEALDKAVQQIQEAISAS; encoded by the coding sequence ATGAAAAAGTGGTTGGGCACAACGGCAATTTCCATCCTGGCAGTGGCGCTGACGGCATGCAGTTCCGGAGGGGGAGGCGGCAATACGCCGGCATCCACCGCGCCCGAAGCAACAAGTCCGGCGGCAACGTCCGACGCTGTGGAGGGCTTACAGCCAGAGGCGGGAGCTAGCCTAATTATCTGGGAGGACAAAAATCAGCGGACGTTCATTGAGGCGCTGGGCAAGGAGTTCGAGGAGCAGTACGGCGTACCGGTGAAGATGGAGGAGCTGGCTCCGCCGGATCAGGTCACGAAGCTGACAACGGACGGACCGGCAGGACTCGGAGCGGATGTCGTTGTATTCCCGCATGATCAGATCGGCCGCGCGGCCCAAGCGGGCCTTATCTTCCCGAATGAGGAGTTTCAGGAGCAGACAGCAAGCGAAAATGCGGAGAATGCGGTGAAGGCTGTCACCTACGAGGATGTGCTGTACGGCTATCCGTACGCGGTTGAAACCTATGCGATGTACTATAACAAGAAGCTCATTCCGACTCCGCCGCAAACCATGGAGGAGGTTATCGCCTTCGCCGAAACGTTCAACGATGTGAGCAATAATAAATTCGCGATGATGTGGGAGCTGCAGCAGTTCTATTACGACTATGCGTTCCTCGTCACGCCGGGCGGCTATATGTTCGGCCAGGAAAATACGGATAAAAACGATATCGGCCTGAACAATGAGGGGTCCATTGAAGGCGGCAAGTTCCTTCAGTCGCTGAAGGAGAAGCTGCTCCCGATCAAGATGGGCGACGTGAACTACGATATCAAAAAAGGCTTGTTCACAGGCGGCACGCTAGCGATGGACATCAACGGTCCGTGGGCGTTGTCCGATTACAGAGCGACAGAAGGGCTGGACTTCGGCGTAGCGCCGCTTCCTACGATCAACGGCAAGCCGATGGTATCCTTCTCCGGCGTCAAGGCTTATTATGTCAACGCCAACTCGCAATACCCGAACGCCGCCAAGCTGTTCGCCCGTTTCCTCTCCACGAAGGAGGCTCAGCTGAAAAACTTTGAAATGAACGGCTTGCTGCCGTCCAATACGGAAGCGGCTTCGGATCCGGCTATCGCCAATGACGAGGTGACTAAGGCGTTCCTGGATCAGTTCAAAAATTCCACGCCGATGCCGTCCATTCCGGAGATGGGCAATGTCTGGGGTCCGATTACGGCGGGCATCGCGGAAATCTGGGATGAAGGCAAGGATGTCAAGGAAGCTCTGGATAAAGCCGTCCAGCAAATTCAGGAAGCGATCTCTGCCTCCTAG
- a CDS encoding spore coat protein CotJB yields the protein MAHQLDEAYYKLLHDLQSVDFVLVELNLYLDTHPDDEAAIAQYNQFCELRHRIAAQYEAQYGPLMNFGHSLSKAPFQWKEAPWPWQV from the coding sequence ATGGCTCATCAGCTCGATGAAGCTTATTACAAGCTGCTGCATGACCTTCAGTCTGTCGATTTTGTGCTGGTGGAGCTTAACTTGTACCTGGATACGCATCCCGATGACGAAGCTGCAATCGCGCAGTACAATCAGTTCTGCGAGCTCCGCCATCGTATAGCCGCGCAATATGAAGCCCAATACGGACCGCTTATGAACTTCGGTCACAGCCTCTCCAAGGCTCCGTTTCAATGGAAGGAAGCTCCTTGGCCCTGGCAAGTGTAA
- a CDS encoding manganese catalase family protein, with protein MWTYEKKLQYPVKVSKCDPLMAKFLMEQYGGADGELAAALRYLNQRYTIPDKVIGLLTDIGTEEFAHLEMIATMVYKLTKDATPDQMIAAGLGPHYASHDSALFYSNAAGVPWTASYIQAKGDPIADLYEDIAAEEKARATYQWLIDMTDDVDLQDSLKFLREREIIHSLRFREAVEILKEERDRQIYF; from the coding sequence ATGTGGACTTACGAGAAGAAGCTGCAGTACCCCGTTAAGGTGAGCAAATGCGATCCCTTAATGGCCAAGTTTCTGATGGAGCAATACGGTGGAGCCGACGGCGAGCTGGCCGCAGCGCTGCGTTACTTGAATCAGCGATATACGATTCCAGACAAGGTCATCGGACTGCTGACGGATATCGGAACCGAGGAGTTCGCCCACCTTGAGATGATCGCTACGATGGTCTACAAGCTGACCAAGGACGCTACTCCGGATCAGATGATCGCGGCCGGGCTAGGTCCGCATTACGCCAGCCATGACAGCGCGCTGTTCTATTCGAACGCCGCCGGCGTGCCGTGGACGGCGAGCTATATCCAGGCGAAGGGCGACCCTATCGCCGACCTCTACGAGGACATTGCCGCCGAGGAGAAGGCCCGCGCCACCTATCAGTGGCTCATCGACATGACGGACGATGTAGACCTTCAGGACAGCCTGAAGTTTCTCCGCGAGCGTGAAATCATCCACTCCTTGCGCTTCCGCGAAGCTGTCGAGATCCTGAAGGAGGAACGGGACCGACAGATTTATTTTTAG